In Kordia antarctica, the following proteins share a genomic window:
- a CDS encoding GMP reductase — translation MRIESGLKLGFKDVMIRPKRSTLKSRSQVSLERTFKFLHNSYEWSGIPIMAANMDTVGTFEMAEALASKQLFTAIHKHYTLDQWNAFMQAIPKAYIPHIAVSTGTSAKDNEKLKTILTKHPQLKFICIDVANGYSQHFVDFLKNARSQFPDKVIIAGNVVTGEMVEELILSGADIVKVGIGPGSVCTTRVKTGVGYPQLSAIIECADAAHGLGGHIISDGGCSTPGDVAKAFGAGADFVMLGGMFSGHHESGGELIERNGEKFKQFYGMSSATAMEKHVGGVAEYRASEGKTVEIPLKGHVADTVQDILGGIRSTCTYVGAPRLKELTKRTTFIQVSEQENRVFS, via the coding sequence ATGCGCATTGAAAGTGGATTAAAGCTTGGCTTTAAAGATGTTATGATTCGCCCAAAACGTTCAACCTTAAAAAGTCGTTCACAAGTTTCTTTAGAACGAACTTTTAAATTTTTACACAATTCATACGAATGGAGCGGCATTCCAATTATGGCTGCAAATATGGACACTGTCGGAACTTTTGAAATGGCAGAAGCATTGGCTTCAAAACAGCTATTTACCGCAATTCACAAACATTATACGCTAGATCAATGGAATGCGTTTATGCAAGCAATTCCGAAAGCATATATTCCGCATATTGCCGTTAGCACAGGAACGAGCGCAAAAGACAACGAAAAGTTAAAAACGATTTTGACAAAGCATCCGCAATTAAAATTTATTTGTATTGATGTTGCCAATGGTTATTCGCAACATTTTGTAGATTTTTTGAAAAATGCACGCTCGCAATTTCCCGATAAAGTGATTATTGCAGGAAATGTGGTTACAGGAGAAATGGTAGAAGAGTTGATTCTTTCTGGAGCAGATATTGTAAAAGTTGGAATTGGTCCAGGTTCGGTTTGTACAACGCGTGTAAAAACTGGTGTTGGGTATCCGCAACTTTCTGCAATTATTGAATGTGCTGATGCTGCACATGGTTTGGGCGGACATATTATTTCGGATGGCGGCTGTTCAACGCCTGGCGATGTTGCTAAGGCTTTTGGCGCTGGAGCAGATTTTGTAATGCTTGGCGGAATGTTTTCCGGACATCACGAAAGTGGCGGCGAATTGATAGAACGCAATGGTGAAAAATTCAAACAATTTTATGGAATGAGTTCAGCTACAGCGATGGAAAAACATGTTGGCGGCGTTGCAGAATATAGAGCTTCCGAAGGAAAAACAGTTGAAATTCCACTGAAAGGTCACGTTGCAGATACAGTTCAGGATATTTTGGGCGGAATTCGTAGCACGTGTACATACGTTGGCGCACCAAGATTAAAAGAATTAACGAAGCGCACTACTTTTATTCAAGTTTCTGAACAGGAAAATAGAGTGTTTTCTTAG
- the pfkA gene encoding 6-phosphofructokinase yields MQQNIKKIGVMTSGGDAPGMNAAIRAVARACSYYNIKCVGYYRGYQGMIEGDSVELTARNVKNIISKGGTILKSARSIEFKTKEGRKKAYENLKEEGVDAMILIGGDGTFTGGMIFSKEYDISVIGVPGTIDNDIFGTKFTIGYDTALNTVVEAIDKIRDTASSHNRLFFVEVMGRDAGFIALNAGVGAGAEEILIPEEDLGLDRLLESLQRSRRSGKSSSIVVVSEGDKIGKNVFELAEYVTENLPDYEARVSVLGHMQRGGKPTCFDRVLASRLGVKAVELILDGQTNVMVGVADNKLLVTSIEKAVKGKHTINKELLRISDILSV; encoded by the coding sequence ATGCAACAAAACATCAAAAAAATAGGCGTTATGACCTCTGGAGGCGATGCTCCAGGAATGAATGCTGCGATTAGAGCTGTCGCAAGAGCTTGCTCATATTACAACATAAAATGTGTTGGTTATTACAGAGGTTATCAAGGAATGATTGAAGGTGATAGTGTAGAACTTACCGCTCGTAATGTAAAAAATATAATCAGCAAAGGCGGAACGATTTTAAAATCGGCACGTTCTATCGAATTCAAAACAAAAGAAGGACGAAAAAAAGCATATGAAAATCTAAAAGAAGAAGGCGTAGATGCCATGATTCTTATTGGTGGTGACGGAACATTTACTGGTGGAATGATTTTTAGTAAAGAATACGACATTTCTGTTATTGGAGTTCCTGGAACGATAGACAATGATATTTTTGGAACAAAATTTACCATTGGTTACGATACTGCATTAAATACAGTTGTAGAAGCAATTGATAAAATTCGTGATACGGCAAGTTCACACAACCGACTTTTCTTTGTAGAAGTTATGGGACGCGATGCAGGATTTATTGCGCTAAACGCAGGAGTTGGAGCAGGAGCAGAAGAAATTCTAATTCCTGAAGAAGACTTAGGATTAGACAGATTGTTAGAATCATTACAGAGAAGTCGCAGAAGCGGAAAATCATCAAGTATTGTCGTTGTTTCTGAAGGAGACAAAATTGGTAAAAATGTCTTTGAATTGGCAGAATATGTTACCGAAAACTTACCTGACTATGAAGCACGCGTTTCTGTTTTAGGACATATGCAACGTGGCGGAAAACCAACCTGTTTTGATCGTGTATTGGCAAGTAGACTTGGCGTAAAAGCTGTAGAATTGATTTTGGACGGACAAACCAATGTAATGGTTGGTGTAGCTGACAACAAATTATTAGTCACGAGTATAGAAAAAGCAGTCAAAGGAAAACATACCATCAACAAAGAATTATTGAGAATTTCAGATATATTATCTGTATAA
- a CDS encoding DUF3857 domain-containing protein, whose amino-acid sequence MEKYMTFKLFKKFLATFLVLLSTNFIYGQHSSEYTNLKQKYPNANQVKLQEETTIEIQLKNGVVSITQSFLEEDIYLNESATMRSKRSLNFSSFFEMEKVEASSLNYINGKYREVEVKEFKEKDELDQSFHDDTKSLNFIYPNLKEGSKTYLNYSEKVKNPRFLSPFYFGGFSPIAHRKVTIIVDKDISLIFKEFNTEHVTINFTKKEKRGNIIYTWEINDVEEYDYESNVTTYKNILPHIVPIITSYIDENDAKVSLLGDVSNLYNWYYSLVKDINNEACDTKLVTIVNELTANKENDLEKVRAIYYWVQQNIKYIAFEYALGGFIPREANDVFQKKFGDCKDNSSILAIMLDVAGLKGNLTWIGTRSIPYSYKDVPTPIVDNHMILAYEYEGKTYFLDATGRYLPIEFPSSFIQGKEALIGNGENDFRIAEVPVIEAKKNAIIDASAIYIDGESIVGKGRSEISGYEKNYYFNYLESIKTDEKRTSFYNSLLQKGSNSFLIDKFEETNKYEYDKNFIVDYDFKITNYVKSIDDEIYVNLNLNKDLSSFKSKKDRKYEVKNTYKSHYEYQITFDIPAGYEVSYIPENIAIENPLISSAITYTRTKNQIKYNHNAEINYLSLSVEEQKKVNKLIKKIEKNYKEIIVLKKK is encoded by the coding sequence ATGGAGAAATATATGACATTCAAACTCTTTAAGAAGTTTCTAGCAACTTTTTTAGTACTACTATCAACGAATTTTATATATGGACAACATTCTTCAGAATACACAAACCTGAAGCAGAAATACCCGAATGCTAATCAAGTAAAACTTCAAGAAGAAACAACGATAGAAATTCAATTAAAAAATGGTGTGGTTAGCATTACACAAAGCTTCTTAGAAGAAGATATTTATCTAAATGAAAGCGCTACAATGCGTTCAAAACGATCGCTAAATTTCTCTTCATTTTTTGAAATGGAAAAAGTAGAAGCGTCATCGTTAAATTATATAAATGGAAAATACAGAGAAGTTGAAGTAAAAGAATTCAAAGAAAAGGATGAATTGGATCAATCGTTTCATGATGATACAAAATCACTTAACTTCATTTATCCAAACCTAAAAGAAGGCTCTAAAACGTACTTAAATTATTCGGAAAAAGTAAAAAATCCACGATTTCTAAGTCCATTTTATTTTGGAGGATTTTCGCCAATAGCACATCGAAAAGTAACGATCATTGTAGACAAGGATATTTCGCTCATATTTAAGGAATTTAATACGGAACATGTAACAATCAATTTCACCAAAAAAGAAAAAAGAGGAAACATTATCTATACATGGGAAATTAACGATGTAGAAGAATATGACTATGAATCAAATGTAACCACATACAAAAATATTTTGCCGCACATAGTTCCAATTATCACTTCATACATTGACGAAAACGATGCAAAAGTCAGCCTTTTGGGCGATGTTTCAAATCTATACAATTGGTATTATTCGTTGGTAAAAGATATAAACAATGAAGCATGTGACACAAAATTGGTTACGATTGTAAACGAATTGACTGCTAATAAAGAAAATGACTTAGAAAAAGTTCGTGCTATCTATTATTGGGTGCAGCAAAACATAAAATACATTGCATTTGAATATGCTTTAGGAGGTTTTATTCCAAGAGAAGCAAATGATGTATTTCAGAAAAAATTTGGCGATTGTAAAGACAATTCTAGCATACTAGCAATTATGTTAGATGTTGCCGGACTTAAAGGAAATCTTACTTGGATTGGAACACGAAGCATTCCATATTCATACAAAGATGTACCAACGCCAATTGTAGATAATCATATGATTTTAGCGTATGAATACGAAGGGAAAACGTATTTCTTAGATGCAACAGGAAGATATTTGCCAATCGAATTTCCATCGTCATTTATTCAAGGAAAAGAAGCGTTAATCGGAAACGGTGAAAATGATTTTAGAATAGCCGAAGTTCCTGTGATTGAGGCTAAAAAGAACGCAATCATTGATGCTTCAGCTATTTACATTGATGGAGAAAGCATCGTTGGAAAAGGAAGGTCTGAAATATCAGGATATGAAAAAAATTACTATTTCAACTATTTAGAAAGTATAAAAACAGACGAAAAAAGAACATCGTTTTACAACAGTCTTCTGCAAAAAGGAAGTAATAGTTTTTTGATTGATAAATTTGAAGAAACAAACAAATACGAGTACGATAAAAATTTCATTGTAGACTATGATTTCAAAATTACAAACTATGTAAAAAGCATTGATGATGAAATCTATGTAAATCTAAATCTGAACAAAGATTTATCGTCTTTCAAATCAAAGAAAGATCGGAAGTATGAAGTAAAAAACACGTATAAAAGTCACTACGAATATCAAATTACTTTCGATATTCCTGCTGGATATGAAGTATCATATATTCCTGAAAACATCGCTATTGAAAACCCGCTAATATCATCGGCAATTACATATACGCGTACCAAAAATCAAATCAAATACAATCACAACGCAGAAATAAATTACCTAAGTTTATCAGTTGAAGAGCAAAAGAAAGTTAACAAACTGATTAAGAAAATTGAAAAAAACTATAAAGAAATCATCGTTCTAAAAAAGAAATAA
- a CDS encoding N-acetylglucosamine kinase, which yields MILVVDSGSTKCDWIAVDKDGNQLLDKLRTKGLNPAILTEKKLTKTIKKSKELSANRHIVTHIFFYGAGCGTENPRLLLKGVLEEFFPNAHVEVNEDTLAAVYATINHKKEAAVVCIQGTGSNCSYYDGEKLHQRVNSLGYTLMDEASGNYYGKQLIRDYYFHRMPTAIRVAFEEKYNLDSDYIKYNLYKQPNPNAYLANFAEFMFLNKDSDYILKLIKKGFREFATNMIMQFKEEIKTIPVHFAGSIAFFSEKEIREVATEFGFTVGNFVRRPIEGLVAFHTNALKE from the coding sequence ATGATTTTAGTAGTAGATAGTGGTTCCACAAAATGCGATTGGATTGCAGTGGACAAAGATGGGAATCAATTATTAGACAAACTTCGTACAAAAGGATTAAATCCTGCGATATTGACGGAGAAGAAGCTGACAAAAACCATCAAAAAAAGCAAAGAACTTTCAGCAAATCGTCATATAGTAACACACATTTTTTTTTATGGCGCTGGTTGCGGAACGGAAAATCCACGATTGCTATTAAAAGGTGTTTTGGAAGAGTTTTTCCCAAATGCGCACGTTGAGGTCAATGAAGATACGTTGGCGGCTGTCTATGCTACCATAAATCATAAAAAAGAAGCGGCAGTTGTCTGTATTCAAGGAACTGGTTCGAATTGTAGTTATTATGATGGAGAAAAATTACATCAACGTGTAAACTCATTAGGATATACCTTAATGGATGAAGCAAGTGGAAACTACTACGGAAAACAACTTATTCGCGATTATTACTTCCATAGAATGCCTACTGCAATACGAGTTGCTTTTGAAGAAAAGTACAATCTTGACAGTGATTATATAAAATACAATCTTTACAAGCAACCAAATCCAAATGCATACTTGGCAAACTTTGCCGAATTTATGTTTTTAAACAAAGATTCTGATTACATTTTGAAGCTTATCAAAAAAGGATTTCGTGAATTTGCTACCAACATGATCATGCAGTTTAAAGAAGAAATCAAAACGATTCCTGTACACTTTGCAGGTTCAATTGCATTTTTCTCAGAAAAGGAGATTAGAGAAGTTGCTACAGAATTTGGATTTACCGTTGGAAATTTTGTTAGAAGACCAATTGAAGGTTTAGTGGCTTTTCATACGAATGCTTTGAAAGAATAG
- the gap gene encoding type I glyceraldehyde-3-phosphate dehydrogenase has protein sequence MTKLGINGFGRIGRIVFRATVKRANVEVVAINDLLDVDHLAYLLEFDSVHGRFDGTIEVKDGNLVVDGKTIRVTAERDPKNLKWDAAGVDVVAECTGIFTTLETADYHIQAGAKKVVISAPSKDAPMFVMGVNHKDAKATDNVVSNASCTTNCLAPIAKVLDDNFGIDEALMTTIHAATSTQHTVDSPSKKNYRLGRSAMNNIIPTSTGAAKAVGKVIPKLDGKITGMAFRVPTVDVSVVDLTVRLEKETSYEEIKKVFKAASEGELKGILGYTEDAVVSQDFVSDDRTSIFDAGAGIELSPKFYKIISWYDNEFGYSNKLVDLAVYVHGL, from the coding sequence ATGACGAAATTAGGAATTAATGGATTTGGAAGAATCGGAAGAATAGTATTTAGAGCAACCGTAAAACGTGCTAATGTAGAGGTAGTTGCTATTAATGACTTATTAGATGTAGATCACTTAGCTTACTTATTAGAATTCGATTCTGTTCATGGAAGATTTGATGGAACGATTGAAGTAAAAGATGGAAATCTTGTAGTTGATGGAAAAACAATTCGTGTGACTGCGGAAAGAGATCCAAAAAACTTAAAATGGGATGCTGCCGGAGTTGATGTAGTAGCTGAATGTACTGGGATTTTCACAACCTTAGAAACTGCTGATTACCACATTCAAGCCGGAGCAAAAAAAGTAGTTATTTCTGCACCTTCTAAAGATGCACCAATGTTTGTAATGGGCGTAAATCATAAAGATGCAAAAGCAACTGACAATGTAGTTTCAAATGCTTCTTGTACAACAAACTGTTTGGCTCCAATTGCGAAAGTATTAGATGATAATTTCGGAATTGATGAAGCGTTAATGACAACAATACACGCAGCAACTTCTACGCAACATACTGTAGATTCTCCATCAAAAAAGAATTACAGATTAGGTCGTTCGGCAATGAATAACATCATTCCAACTTCAACTGGAGCTGCAAAAGCTGTTGGAAAAGTAATTCCAAAACTAGACGGAAAAATTACAGGAATGGCGTTTCGTGTGCCAACAGTTGATGTTTCTGTGGTAGATTTAACAGTTAGATTGGAAAAAGAAACTTCGTACGAAGAAATCAAAAAAGTATTCAAAGCAGCATCGGAAGGTGAATTGAAAGGAATTCTTGGATATACAGAAGATGCAGTTGTTTCTCAAGATTTTGTAAGTGATGATCGCACAAGTATTTTTGATGCTGGCGCAGGAATCGAATTGAGTCCAAAATTCTATAAAATCATTTCTTGGTATGATAATGAATTTGGATATTCAAACAAATTAGTAGACTTAGCGGTATACGTTCACGGTTTATAA
- a CDS encoding tetratricopeptide repeat protein, translating to MKNILYFCLLLAPILSFSQEKIPLIDVEKIIDQVREKEQSGETQQALDLLNKIHKNDSTYCSILTSKAYYLINLEKYDEVIELMDEAKTYSCGDVRVFFYVNQGVAYASKENYAKALEVYNEGIKHFPTYYKLWYNKGLSLEKLDRIDEAVAAYQRSITLNPLYRSPQLRLGNLCYKQGKITQALMCYNMYLLLDPDGSGSFETLQSLNNIVSSKNENESDPEIEISEDDEYFEDLDLIIDNKIALNKDYEIDHEIDIALIRQNHAMLTQLENFEGTDGFWSKKYVPFFNWIQKNEYFEDFSYTLVASIQNEKYKKQVQKKQKDIVEFLKIALEQWKLVLSKNTVVVDGEEKELHNSYQGSFVEGQGVFTNETPVGHWKFYNSYGRLTGEGNFAEDGKRIGNWKWYYETGDEKETAVYLNGELNGKNVMHYANGSMYIDGNYANGKLDGEYKFYNENGALIQKKYFKNGKLNGKYLSYFAVGKDALEYDVVYKEDLLQGTVIEYYVNGAVYRETPYTDDGKIVGIEKKYHIDGTLVVEANYKENQLDGVYTTYFANGAVNDKGQYLEGEPTGMWKTYYDDNTISDEYEYTKGKLNGSYKRFDTDGKIHYEYTYRKDEIIAYKFYDKAGKVIKEAKKKGGEFLYKSYSPDGNITSEGIYDIKGGKKGDWKFYSNNGVLTASGSYVDDKTIGEYKTFYKNGKEESVAVYKDGMLAGYYVAYHKNGKMKNQGWYKEDQAYGEWRAYYVDGTLKNSYYYHKGDLHGDQQEYSNTGKLNRIIGYKFGSLISDKFFDENEEEYQVINYLKDGVKGVLTHNFTNNLPNISTMYVNGLQHGNYTRHAFDGKKLVDGTYTNGNESGKWTWYFENGKPELIRHYFDGNKHGEELRYNEDGSIKMKAEYYRGEQQGIEVTYYKNGKVEISTPYKNNQTHGRKEFFDSLGNLQLVRFYNHGRLVGYSYLDTNGKEKPMIPITNETANIKAYYTNGKVSREMEVKNGDFVETYIAYYYSGKMESETHYMDGEFHGISKEYYSNGNLKNEKEHNYGKLHGKVKEYHENGKMKSDFNYANDELTGEAKHYNEAGKLTKTELYFNGEIYDIQTL from the coding sequence ATGAAAAACATTCTTTACTTCTGTTTACTTTTAGCACCAATTTTAAGCTTCTCTCAAGAAAAAATTCCATTAATCGATGTCGAAAAAATCATTGATCAAGTTCGAGAAAAAGAACAAAGTGGAGAAACTCAGCAAGCATTAGATTTGTTAAATAAGATTCATAAAAATGATTCTACTTATTGTTCTATTCTCACATCAAAAGCATATTATCTCATCAATTTAGAAAAATATGACGAAGTCATCGAGCTAATGGATGAAGCAAAAACCTATAGTTGTGGAGATGTTAGAGTGTTTTTTTATGTAAATCAAGGAGTTGCTTATGCTAGTAAAGAAAATTACGCAAAAGCATTAGAAGTTTATAACGAAGGAATAAAACATTTTCCAACCTATTATAAACTTTGGTATAACAAAGGACTTTCATTGGAAAAACTTGATCGAATAGATGAAGCTGTTGCGGCGTATCAACGTTCAATTACACTGAATCCGCTATATAGATCTCCTCAATTACGATTGGGTAATTTATGTTATAAACAGGGGAAAATAACACAAGCATTAATGTGTTACAACATGTATTTATTATTAGATCCTGATGGTTCAGGTTCTTTTGAAACACTTCAATCGCTAAACAACATAGTTTCTTCTAAAAATGAAAATGAAAGCGATCCTGAAATTGAAATCTCAGAAGATGATGAGTATTTTGAAGATTTAGACTTAATAATAGACAATAAAATTGCATTAAATAAAGACTACGAAATTGATCACGAAATAGATATAGCACTTATTAGACAAAATCATGCAATGCTAACGCAACTTGAAAATTTTGAAGGAACTGACGGTTTTTGGAGTAAAAAGTACGTGCCATTTTTTAATTGGATTCAAAAAAATGAATATTTTGAAGATTTCAGTTATACATTAGTTGCTTCCATTCAAAATGAAAAGTATAAAAAACAGGTGCAGAAGAAACAAAAAGATATTGTTGAGTTTCTAAAAATAGCTTTGGAACAATGGAAACTAGTATTAAGTAAAAATACAGTTGTTGTTGATGGCGAAGAAAAAGAACTGCATAATTCTTACCAAGGATCTTTTGTTGAAGGACAAGGAGTATTTACTAATGAAACTCCCGTTGGGCACTGGAAGTTTTACAACAGTTATGGGCGTTTAACAGGAGAAGGAAATTTTGCAGAAGATGGCAAACGAATAGGCAATTGGAAATGGTATTACGAAACTGGAGACGAGAAAGAAACTGCGGTCTATTTGAATGGTGAATTGAATGGGAAAAATGTAATGCACTACGCTAATGGTAGCATGTATATTGACGGAAACTACGCAAATGGTAAGTTAGATGGAGAATACAAATTTTATAATGAGAATGGCGCGTTGATTCAAAAAAAGTATTTCAAGAATGGAAAATTGAATGGAAAATACCTCTCTTATTTTGCTGTTGGAAAAGATGCATTAGAATATGATGTTGTTTACAAAGAAGACCTTCTACAAGGAACCGTAATTGAATATTATGTGAATGGTGCTGTATACAGAGAAACTCCATATACAGATGATGGGAAAATTGTAGGAATAGAAAAAAAATATCATATAGATGGAACTCTAGTTGTAGAAGCAAACTATAAAGAAAATCAACTTGATGGTGTATACACAACATATTTTGCTAATGGAGCTGTAAATGATAAAGGACAATATTTAGAAGGCGAACCAACTGGAATGTGGAAAACATATTATGACGACAACACAATTTCTGATGAATATGAATACACAAAAGGGAAATTGAATGGAAGCTACAAACGCTTTGATACAGACGGGAAAATACATTACGAATACACATACCGAAAAGATGAAATCATCGCGTATAAATTTTATGACAAAGCTGGAAAAGTAATCAAGGAAGCAAAGAAAAAAGGAGGCGAATTTCTTTATAAAAGCTATTCGCCCGACGGAAATATTACTTCGGAAGGTATTTATGATATTAAAGGAGGGAAAAAAGGCGATTGGAAATTTTACTCTAACAATGGCGTTTTAACTGCTTCGGGAAGTTATGTAGATGATAAAACTATTGGCGAATACAAAACATTCTACAAAAATGGAAAGGAAGAATCTGTAGCCGTCTATAAAGATGGAATGTTAGCTGGATATTATGTAGCATACCATAAAAATGGAAAAATGAAAAATCAGGGTTGGTATAAAGAAGATCAGGCTTATGGAGAATGGAGAGCGTATTATGTAGATGGAACACTTAAAAATAGTTACTACTATCATAAAGGAGATTTACACGGAGATCAACAAGAATATTCAAATACAGGTAAATTGAATAGAATAATAGGCTATAAATTTGGATCACTAATTTCAGATAAATTCTTTGATGAAAATGAAGAAGAATACCAAGTGATCAACTATTTGAAAGATGGAGTAAAAGGTGTATTAACACACAACTTTACGAACAATTTACCAAACATATCAACAATGTATGTAAATGGATTGCAACATGGAAATTACACACGACACGCATTTGATGGAAAGAAATTAGTAGATGGAACTTACACAAACGGGAATGAATCTGGGAAATGGACTTGGTATTTTGAAAACGGAAAGCCAGAATTAATTCGACACTATTTTGATGGAAATAAGCATGGAGAAGAACTGAGATACAACGAAGATGGTTCAATAAAAATGAAAGCTGAATATTATCGTGGTGAACAACAAGGAATAGAAGTTACGTATTATAAAAATGGAAAAGTAGAAATTTCTACACCATACAAAAATAATCAAACTCATGGACGAAAAGAATTTTTTGATTCATTAGGGAATTTACAATTGGTTCGTTTTTACAATCATGGAAGATTGGTTGGTTACAGCTATTTAGATACAAATGGTAAAGAAAAGCCAATGATTCCTATCACAAATGAAACAGCCAACATAAAAGCATATTACACTAACGGAAAAGTTTCTAGAGAAATGGAAGTCAAAAATGGAGACTTTGTAGAAACGTATATTGCATATTACTATTCTGGAAAGATGGAAAGTGAAACTCACTATATGGATGGAGAATTTCACGGAATTAGCAAAGAATATTATAGTAATGGCAATTTAAAAAATGAAAAAGAACACAATTATGGAAAGCTTCATGGAAAAGTCAAAGAATATCATGAAAATGGTAAAATGAAAAGTGATTTCAATTACGCAAATGATGAACTAACAGGAGAAGCAAAACATTACAATGAAGCAGGAAAACTTACAAAAACAGAATTATACTTTAATGGAGAAATATATGACATTCAAACTCTTTAA